The following coding sequences lie in one Aspergillus luchuensis IFO 4308 DNA, chromosome 8, nearly complete sequence genomic window:
- a CDS encoding uncharacterized protein (COG:E;~EggNog:ENOG410PRK8;~InterPro:IPR001518,IPR014729,IPR024074;~PFAM:PF00764;~go_function: GO:0004055 - argininosuccinate synthase activity [Evidence IEA];~go_function: GO:0005524 - ATP binding [Evidence IEA];~go_process: GO:0006526 - arginine biosynthetic process [Evidence IEA]): MTVQSNGHGGAIDAVAAQAALVRSQQERRPIESFGHLADFDKKDAPVVTMFSGGLDSTYLLLKLQQLGYTNIHAVAVDVGAPVDEAGLTKHAAHFGASFKCLDGRELFVKDGVMPAIRAHASYMRMFPISSSITRPVIARLITDYANSVNAGLLLHTANLSQNSLPRLNNCIRLYGFSGKFGSPYVHSVTSREKKASELSAAGLSIMAERKLSGDENLWCREFEDGPLGDPEGFNIPEEAYEWTRRSGDYAPEKLTLSFENGNLSSINGDELPLIDAIALLNKEVGKFGHGRFVGLEFLSTDDKALEIREAPAAAIIMDALRHLELATLETDTLELKQQLEQKWIREAIAGRWGHRCHTMCEAAIVAALDGVSGSITYDIDHSRFLPCSIVAKNPRYIRDRDQWEQGQELLSRI; encoded by the coding sequence ATGACTGTACAATCCAACGGTCACGGAGGTGCCATTGATGCCGTCGCAGCCCAGGCCGCGCTGGTCCGTTCCCAACAAGAACGGCGGCCCATTGAAAGCTTTGGTCACCTTGCAGACTTCGACAAGAAGGATGCTCCCGTCGTCACCATGTTCAGCGGTGGCCTGGACAGCACCTACCTGCTCCTCAAGCTCCAGCAGCTCGGCTACACCAACATCCACGCTGTTGCGGTAGATGTTGGAGCTCCTGTGGATGAGGCAGGACTTACCAAGCACGCTGCTCACTTCGGAGCATCGTTCAAGTGTCTCGATGGTCGTGAGCTGTTCGTCAAAGATGGAGTCATGCCAGCCATTCGCGCTCACGCATCATACATGCGCATGTTTCCCATCAGTAGCTCCATCACCCGTCCGGTCATCGCTCGTCTGATCACAGACTACGCCAATTCCGTGAATGCAGGCTTGCTTCTCCACACTGCAAACCTCTCGCAGAACAGTCTTCCCCGACTGAACAACTGCATTCGTCTCTATGGCTTCTCTGGCAAATTCGGAAGCCCTTACGTCCACTCCGTGACCTCGCGCGAGAAGAAAGCCTCAGAGTTATCCGCAGCCGGCCTGTCCATCATGGCTGAGCGCAAGCTAAGCGGAGACGAGAACCTATGGTGTCGAGAATTCGAAGACGGTCCGCTAGGCGACCCAGAGGGTTTCAACATCCCCGAAGAAGCCTACGAATGGACGCGGCGCAGCGGTGACTACGCCCCCGAGAAGCTCACCCTGAGCTTCGAGAACGgcaacctctcctccatcaacgGCGATGAGCTCCCACTTATCGACGCCATTGCACTCCTGAACAAGGAGGTAGGCAAGTTCGGTCATGGCCGATTCGTCGGGCTCGAGTTTCTCTCGACCGACGACAAGGCATTGGAGATCCGCGAGGCACCGGCCGCTGCGATCATTATGGATGCGCTTCGGCACCTCGAGCTTGCTACGCTGGAGACTGATACCCTGGAgttgaagcagcagctggagcagAAATGGATCCGGGAAGCGATTGCCGGTCGCTGGGGTCATCGGTGTCATACCATGTGCGAGGCCGCTATTGTTGCCGCTTTGGATGGTGTCAGTGGGAGCATAACTTACGACATTGACCATTCGCGTTTCTTGCCTTGCTCCATTGTGGCGAAAAATCCGCGGTATATCAGGGATCGGGACCAATGGGAACAGGGGCAGGAATTGCTATCGCGAATTTAG
- a CDS encoding HET domain-containing protein (COG:S;~EggNog:ENOG410PPIV;~InterPro:IPR010730;~PFAM:PF06985) yields the protein MSWSLADMLYNDFGSEKEASDGDEGSTILDGISLSLGSVQDLEERSHYCDTCRLFSGRAREVMKQTESSPGTHCILELLRCIPGETLGGIECRFMFSLSLESSQKSLCMESRFFGTIEPNDGHCLTSTRIPQQTVDWQKVSEWVRDCHCSAEHKDSCQTKPNTSQINGLLVIDTRKRCITNAPTTCQYAALSYVWGATSTPLQATTKNIERLAKEGSLNSDVLPKTIDDAILACISMGIDYLWVDRLCILQDDDPDKKAYWLNSMGEIYAHSYVTIIALAGDNAENGLPGVSKIKRLATWVGTTQGINLIGSSPDYNECIVNSKWVTRGWTFQEATLAIRRLFFSDTKVMYDCSYPRAMQDEIYGAIGKPYIYSKNVLVSYSEMVKDFTQRHLTWESDILRAFAGVLYMGWGPETYYGLPLNIFKDAILWIARDNLYPMRCSCPDDAFPTWSWTSVKSPISMQSAFNYYMAWYKARASLAIWAIPSNSGQRLALQVVANTMGETRGFDERDELESLNRIHGEDTARLEDIADEIEWEKQKRLEDISTGEELRCVRRSIDFLRARLAFLVAWKCGCFSGSLPNTFNTSATWKGYGRVVSNWRSLAQLCDEAHGMPWGNMTEQDMEARFPSNMRQTCPPGSIFVYTQSLYFHPLKLNLKHHIYGGPRKKDAFFIEVGDFVAQIVPKSIKMERFNHARQQNPDALFGLLALSVTPHKNRNSVNLRPQDEAFWNDSAGNSLRDIMPYPLQIELMLVETENGISRRVGLAWAYLKHWVNQNPQFRTFHLV from the exons ATGTCGTGGTCGCTCGCTGATATGCTTTATAATGACTTTGGAAGTGAAAAAGAGGCTTCTGATGGCGATGAAG GTTCAACTATACTGGATGGGATCTCTTTGAGTTTAGGATCTGTCCAAGACTTGGAAGAGCGTTCCCATTATTGCGACACCTGCCGCTTGTTCTCAGGGCGAGCTAGAGAGGTAATGAAACAAACAGAATCGTCACCTGGTACACATTGTATCCTGGAATTGTTGCGATGTATACCTGGAGAGACATTGGGAGGCATCGAATGCAGGTTTATGTTTAGTTTGTCTCTGGAGAGCTCCCAAAAGAGTCTGTGTATGG AATCAAGATTTTTCGGGACAATCGAACCCAACGATGGCCATTGCCTCACTTCTACACGTATCCCCCAGCAGACGGTTGACTGGCAGAAGGTTTCCGAGTGGGTGAGAGATTGCCACTGCTCTGCCGAGCACAAGGATTCTTGCCAGACAAAACCTAATACCTCGCAAATAAACGGGCTTCTCGTTATCGACACCAGAAAACGATGCATTACGAATGCTCCTACGACATGTCAATATGCGGCTCTGAGCTATGTGTGGGGGGCCACGAGCACTCCCTTGCAGGCAACGACGAAGAATATAGAACGCCTGGCCAAGGAAGGCTCTTTGAATAGCGATGTCCTACCGAAAACCATTGATGATGCCATTCTTGCTTGTATAAGCATGGGCATAGATTATCTTTGGGTTGATCGTCTTTGCATATTACAGGATGACGATCCTGACAAGAAAGCCTACTGGCTGAATTCTATGGGAGAAATCTACGCACATTCATATGTAACAATTATCGCTCTAGCTGGAGACAATGCTGAGAACGGCCTCCCTGGAGTCAGCAAGATCAAGCGACTGGCAACCTGGGTAGGAACAACACAGGGAATAAACCTAATTGGCTCCTCGCCCGACTATAATGAATGTATAGTGAATTCAAAATGGGTCACCAGGGGCTGGACATTCCAAGAGGCAACACTTGCCATACGacggctcttcttctctgacACAAAGGTTATGTATGATTGTTCCTACCCCAGAGCTATGCAGGATGAGATCTATGGTGCCATTGGAAAGccctatatatattcaaagaATGTATTAGTGTCTTATAGTGAGATGGTGAAAGATTTCACTCAGAGGCATTTAACTTGGGAGTCTGATATACTTCGAGCATTTGCAGGGGTCCTATACATGGGATGGGGACCAGAGACTTATTATGGTTTACCCTTGAATATCTTCAAAGACGCAATTCTCTGGATAGCCCGGGATAACTTGTATCCCATGAGGTGTTCATGTCCTGATGATGCATTTCCCACTTGGTCGTGGACTTCTGTTAAGAGCCCTATAAGCATGCAATCGGCATTCAATTACTATATGGCATGGTACAAAGCGCGAGCATCCCTAGCAATATGGGCAATCCCCTCTAATTCCGGCCAACGATTAGCCTTGCAGGTCGTCGCCAATACTATGGGGGAAACAAGGGGGTTTGACGAAAGAGATGAGCTAGAGTCACTCAACAGAATCCACGGGGAGGATACTGCACGTCTTGAAGACATAGCAGATGAGATTGAATGGGAGAAACAGAAGCGCCTGGAGGATATATCCACAGGTGAAGAGTTGCGCTGTGTACGGCGTTCAATAGACTTTTTGCGGGCACGACTTGCCTTTCTGGTGGCTTGGAAGTGCGGATGTTTTTCGGGATCTCTGCCGAATACATTCAACACTAGCGCCACATGGAAGGGATACGGACGTGTTGTTAGCAACTGGAGATCCCTTGCGCAGCTCTGTGATGAAGCTCATGGGATGCCCTGGGGTAACATGACCGAACAGGATATGGAGGCTCGATTTCCTTCAAACATGCGTCAAACTTGTCCTCCAGGGTCGATCTTTGTCTATACTCAATCGCTCTACTTCCACCCACTCAAGCTGAACCTGAAGCATCATATTTATGGGGGTCCTCGCAAAAAAGACGCATTTTTTATTGAAGTTGGCGATTTTGTGGCTCAAATCGTCCCTAAATCCATCAAAATGGAGCGTTTCAACCATGCTCGCCAACAGAACCCTGATGCTCTATTTGGTTTGCTCGCACTCTCTGTCACGCCTCATAAGAACCGGAATAGTGTCAATTTGAGACCACAGGACGAAGCCTTCTGGAATGATTCTGCAGGAAATTCATTGAGAGATATTATGCCCTATCCTCTCCAGATTGAACTTATGCTAGTTGAGACGGAAAATGGCATTAGTCGGCGCGTTGGGCTAGCATGGGCCTATCTAAAGCATTGGGTCAATCAAAACCCTCAGTTCCGAACATTCCACCTTGTATAA
- a CDS encoding T6SS phospholipase effector Tle1-like catalytic domain-containing protein (COG:S;~EggNog:ENOG410PNBQ;~InterPro:IPR029058,IPR018712;~PFAM:PF09994;~TransMembrane:1 (i350-370o)), whose translation MPHSTVDQTSSVEAPYSGPRKLVLCLDGTGNQFMGFERDSNIVKIYQMLEKNTPGQFHYYQPGIGTYVEGQSSSSGLLRYPRKLQSHILTTIDQGVGTTFESHVLAAYRFIMRYYSPGDHIYIFGFSRGAYTARFLAEMIHELGLLSQGNEEMIHFAWETFSNFQQARGKTDRTAKDEALVSYMKKFNTTFCRPQVQIHFLGLFDCVNSVGQFEIPFHRKSHQYLVSPAARHIRHAVSIHERRLKFKPALVLLDKTKPVDLKEVWFAGNHGDVGGGWSLAPGQFHLLSDTPLNWMLQEVLHLEKSESKLSFHTLNVADVVERENAFPGKEEPGTTAYDVRKRTNQPHDMLMFNRGATFLMVIFWWILGVYTSR comes from the exons ATGCCACACTCAACTGTGGATCAGACATCCAGCGTGGAAGCGCCCTATTCTGGTCCCCGAAAGCTGGTACTCTGCCTCGATGGCACTGGCAATCAATTTATGGGGTTTGAGCGCGACTCAAATATCGTCAAGATATACCAGATGCTCGAAAAGAACACGCCCGGCCAATTTCATTATTACCAGC CCGGTATTGGCACCTACGTCGAAGGTCAATCGTCCAGCTCCGGATTGCTTCGGTATCCGCGAAAACTGCAGTCGCATATCTTAACCACCATCGATCAAGGAGTGGGAACAACATTTGAAAGCCATGTCCTCGCAGCATATCGCTTCATCATGCGGTATTACTCCCCAGGTGATCATATCTACATCTTTGGATTCTCGCGGGGAGCATACACCGCGCGATTCCTAGCGGAGATGATCCACGAACTTGGCCTTCTTTCACAGGGCAATGAAGAAATGATCCACTTTGCCTGGGAAACTTTCAGCAACTTCCAACAAGCGCGAGGAAAGACCGATCGCACTGCGAAGGATGAAGCATTGGTCTCATACATGAAGAAATTCAATACCACCTTCTGCCGCCCGCAAGTGCAGATCCATTTTCTCGGATTATTCGACTGCGTGAACAGTGTCGGCCAATTCGAGATCCCCTTCCATCGGAAGTCGCACCAATATCTCGTCAGTCCGGCGGCTCGCCACATCCGACATGCTGTATCGATTCATGAACGTAGACTCAAGTTCAAGCCTGCCCTGGTGCTGCTTGACAAGACCAAGCCAGTGGATCTGAAGGAAGTCTGGTTTGCAGGGAACCATGGTGACGTGGGAGGGGGCTGGAGTCTGGCTCCCGGACAGTTCCACCTTTTGTCTGATACACCGTTGAATTGGATGCTGCAGGAGGTCCTTCATCTGGAAAAGTCGGAGAGCAAGTTGTCCTTCCACACGCTCAATGTTGCAGACGTAGTGGAAAGAGAGAATGCGTTTCCCGGGAAGGAGGAACCAGGGACCACAGCGTATGATGTCCGGAAACGCACGAACCAGCCACACGATATGCTCATGTTTAATCGAGGAGCGACCTTCCTGATGGTAATCTTTTGGTGGATACTCGGTGTGTATACATCTCGCTGA
- a CDS encoding uncharacterized protein (COG:Q;~EggNog:ENOG410PPGR;~InterPro:IPR026992,IPR027443,IPR005123;~PFAM:PF03171,PF14226;~go_function: GO:0016491 - oxidoreductase activity [Evidence IEA];~go_process: GO:0055114 - oxidation-reduction process [Evidence IEA]), producing the protein MAITEPILVAESLPTIELDLLRADNETENKRLLSVCQNYGFFYLNMTSDPELCQLWEDMLSIMKEYFEQPLDIKMQDARNDDNFGYEPMGTEEGPKPKTRDGYESLKFSRREYLKNSTDLTTSIRTKSTPFFNFINQAHTITLLILSRLSTQLGLTGSSRFETYHADPGPSTSTLGILRYPKHESGISEPTSVGHNQHTDVGTLTFLLAAQWGLQYCSPQTKRWEFIEPRAGHAIINVGDSLRFPSGGELASVVHRVVPLKETQEEDRYSIAYFLRPNDDVTFRDATGKMWSAKEWHDFKFDVFKSPSTLDAKGQFLTGMMLEEERGRWVGVAGEGGVAVAV; encoded by the exons ATGGCCATCACCGAACCCATCCTCGTTGCGGAGTCTCTCCCAACAATCGAGCTCGACCTTCTCCGAGCAGACAATGAAACGGAGAACAAGAGACTCCTCAGCGTCTGCCAAAACTATGGCTTCTTCTACCTCAACATGACCAGCGATCCCGAGCTCTGCCAGCTCTGGGAAGACATGCTGTCCATCATGAAGGAGTACTTCGAGCAGCCCCTTGATATCAAGATGCAGGATGCCCGCAACGACGACAACTTCGG CTACGAGCCCATGGGCACCGAAGAAGGCCCCAAGCCCAAGACCCGAGACGGCTACGAATCCCTCAAG TTCTCCCGCCGCGAATACCTCAAGAACTCAACCGACCTCACAACCAGCATCcgcaccaaatccacccccttcttcaacttcatcaaccAAGCccacaccatcaccctcctcatcctctcccgcCTCTCCACCCAACTAGGTCTCACCGGCTCCTCCCGCTTCGAAACCTACCACGCCGACCCCGGCCCGTCCACTTCAACCCTCGGTATCCTACGTTACCCCAAGCATGAGTCCGGAATCAGCGAACCCACCAGCGTCGGCCACAACCAGCACACAGACGTCGGCACGCTGACCTTCCTGCTCGCGGCGCAATGGGGTCTGCAGTACTGTTCTCCCCAAACGAAGCGCTGGGAATTTATCGAGCCTCGTGCCGGCCACGCTATCATCAATGTGGGTGATAGCTTGCGGTTCCCGTCTGGTGGGGAGCTGGCGAGTGTGGTCCATCGCGTTGTGCCGTTGAAGGAGACGCAGGAGGAGGACCGTTACAGTATTGCGTACTTTTTGAGGCCGAATGATGATGTTACGTTTAGGGATGCGACGGGCAAGATGTGGTCGGCGAAGGAGTGGCATGATTTTAAGTTTGATGTGTTTAAGAGTCCGAGTACCTTGGATGCTAAGGGGCAGTTTTTGACGGGAATGATGctcgaggaggagagggggaggtgggtgggtgttgctggggagggaggtgtggCGGTTGCTGTTTGA
- a CDS encoding peroxidase/cytochrome P450 family protein (COG:Q;~EggNog:ENOG410PMGK;~InterPro:IPR037120,IPR034812,IPR036396,IPR019791, IPR017972,IPR001128,IPR010255;~PFAM:PF03098;~SECRETED:SignalP(1-22);~go_function: GO:0004601 - peroxidase activity [Evidence IEA];~go_function: GO:0005506 - iron ion binding [Evidence IEA];~go_function: GO:0016491 - oxidoreductase activity [Evidence IEA];~go_function: GO:0016705 - oxidoreductase activity, acting on paired donors, with incorporation or reduction of molecular oxygen [Evidence IEA];~go_function: GO:0020037 - heme binding [Evidence IEA];~go_process: GO:0006979 - response to oxidative stress [Evidence IEA];~go_process: GO:0055114 - oxidation-reduction process [Evidence IEA]), translating into MSSIFIALLLCLLSFLYLRVFADEPTRPFQIVAKVFSSHTHPTWKLRPRFLPKATKAALSSIAGTGEGLWQRLYARIFHAQELAEVEDDVKYQAGESYGDPDVLATGLVKDLSALGLKGKRNDLRTLIQLVKSKGKPIDDRQMLMEKVIAIVAMLPRTSKSRQRLTGILVDQLWQSLEHPPLSYFGNKYQYRTPDGSYNNPLEPDLGKAGSPYARSVPCLKALHGVQPDPGLLFDLLMARDEGTFRENPAGTSSVLFYHASIIIHDVFCTNRRDPNISDTSSYLDLAPLYGSSYEDQLRVRTMERGMLKPDTFHEKRLLGQPPGVNVILVMYNRFHNYVADVLLKINENGRFTLPPTTSEEAKRKALAKQDEDLFQVTRLIVNGLYVNISLHDYLRGLTNTHHSASDWTLDPRVAVSRAFDADGVPRGVGNQVSAEFNLLYRFHSVISRRDEQWTNEFLKSLFPDLKKPLEQLTPQEFMQGLIIYERSIEKDPSKREFGGLKRNQNGRFNDAELVQILKDSMEDPAGLFGARMVPKALRMVEIAGILTARKWNLASLNEMRDFFKLKRHSSFEDINPDPKIADLLRKLYDHPDMVEMYPGIFLEDAKPAMDPGCGGCPPYTVGRAVFSDAVTLVRSDRFLTLDYTASNLTNWGIREVQQDYDILGGSMFHKLIQRALPGWFPYNSLHATQPMFTRKMNEQIAKEIGTIDRYSQEDPKPPPHTVMLANHETIIEVLKDQDTFRVPWARYLNDMIPGKRFNDYMLGGDGPENTAQKKLVKSVLFSPDQFSQLLSHTTVTLGKELLELNTLQLSKDLNQVDIIRDVAIPLNARIMADLFCLDMKTPENESGSMNAATVYKHLMNVRTWGFNNTDPGLMLQRRKWASESAEALVKSTLKVVNEQAQPQKTHILGSLTGHKQSASTLRWYGNNVAKQMMEMDMTAAETAEVCWLTAVGGVGAPVGLIADVLQYYLRPENIHHWKQIQNLVSQPDNSGSVDKLLRQYVLEAQRLTSMECTVRVCKAQRTINDQEFKPGDVVITLLGPACRDPTSIPDAETFKLDRPSNTYIHFGYGAHECLGKEIALTFAVSMLRVLAGLKYLRPAPGGMGMLKSIIVEGRRVYLNDSWSWMTQDPTTWKLHFSGYGQGAYEAPTPPPAAAIPSFPITDQNPDTSDESGVDDTIYSAVPTTHHHHHHHGGPEYTRQESYSMTDGGMGMATQYSFGQSHHNQYQYHEVTRTSSSSLPSMLGDDESYGRFSGTLN; encoded by the exons ATGAGCTCCATTTTTATTGCActtctcctctgcctcctttcttttctctaccTGCGGGTCTTTGCAGATGAACCGACGCGCCCTTTCCAGATAGTTGCCAAGGTTTTCTCTTCCCATACACACCCGACATGGAAGTTGAGGCCTCGTTTCCTTCCAAAGGCCACAAAAGCAGCTCTGTCCAGCATTGCCGGGACGGGAGAGGGGCTCTGGCAACGGCTATATGCGAGGATCTTCCATGCACAAGAGCTAGCAGAAGTGGAAGATGACGTGAAATATCAAGCTGGAGAGTCATATGGAGATCCCGATGTCCTTGCCACGGGCCTTGTCAAAGATCTCTCGGCTCTAGGACTCAAAGGCAAGAGAAATGATCTTCGTACACTGATCCAATTAGTGAAGTCTAAGGGAAAGCCGATCGATGATCGTCAAATGCTT ATGGAAAAAGTCATCGCCATCGTTGCAATGTTGCCGCGGACCTCCAAGTCCCGACAGAGGTTAACCGGCATCCTGGTCGACCAGCTCTGGCAGAGCTTGGAGCATCCTCCGCTATCGTACTTTGGGAACAAGTATCAATACCGCACTCCCGATGGAAGTTACAAC AACCCTTTAGAGCCTGACCTTGGCAAAGCAGGCAGTCCGTATGCGAGATCGGTGCCCTGCCTCAAGGCTTTGCACGGAGTGCAGCCTGACCCTGGCCTTCTTTTTGATC TCCTCATGGCCCGTGATGAAGGGACTTTCCGGGAAAACCCTGCAGGCACCTCGTCGGTTCTGTTCTATCACgcaagcatcatcattcacG ATGTCTTCTGCACGAACCGGCGCGACCCCAATATCTCAGACACCTCATCATATCTGGATCTCGCACCTCTATATGGTTCCAGCTATGAAGACCAACTGAGGGTGCGCACTATGGAACGCGGCATGCTCAAGCCTGACACCTTCCACGAGAAGAGGCTGTTGGGTCAGCCCCCTGGTGTCAACGTGATCCTTGTCATGTACAACCGTTTCCACAACTATGTGGCCGATGTTCTGCTGAAGATCAACGAGAATGGGCGCTTCACTCTACCGCCAACGACATCTGAGGAGGCAAAGCGGAAGGCACTGGCCAAGCAAGACGAAGATCTATTCCAGGTGACTCGTCT CATCGTAAACGGGCTCTACGTCAACATCTCACTACACGACTACCTCCGCGGACTGACCAACACTCACCATTCGGCGAGTGACTGGACTCTAGATCCTCGTGTGGCCGTGAGCCGAGCATTTGACGCTGATGGGGTTCCTCGAGGTGTGGGAAACCAGGTCTCGGCAGAGTTCAACCTTCTATATCGCTTCCATTCGGTTATCTCCCGGCGAGACGAACAGTGGACGAACGAGTTCTTGAAAAGTCTGTTCCCCGACCTCAAGAAACCGCTGGAGCAACTTACACCACAGGAGTTCATGCAAGGTTTGATAATTTACGAACGAAGCATCGAGAAAGACCCCAGTAAGCGGGAATTCGGTGGTCTGAAACGAAACCAAAATGGTAGGTTCAATGATGCCGAACTGGTGCAGATCCTGAAAGACAGCATGGAGGACCCAGCGGGTCTGTTTGGGGCTAGGATGGTTCCCAAAGCACTTCGCATGGTCGAAATTGCCGGCATTCTCACTGCACGCAAATGGAATCTCGCGTCCTTGAATGAGATGCGTGATTTCTTCAAGCTGAAGCGGCATTCGTCATTTGAGGACATCAACCCTGATCCTAAGATTGCCGATCTGTTACGAAAGCTGTACGATCACCCGGATATGGTCGAGATGTACCCTGGGATATTCTTGGAGGACGCAAAACCTGCCATGGATCCTGGGTGTGGTGGATGCCCTCCTTACACTGTCGGGAGAGCGGTATTTAGCGATGCAGTTACTCTCGTTCGATCGGATCGGTTCTTGACTTTG GATTACACTGCGTCTAATCTCACTAACTGGGGTATTCGTGAAGTTCAACAAGACTACGATAT ATTGGGAGGCTCGATGTTCCACAAATTGATCCAGCGCGCACTACCCGGATGGTTCCCATACAACTCGCTCCACGCAACCCAGCCAATGTTCACCCGTAAAATGAACGAACAAATTGCGAAAGAGATTGGAACAATCGATAGGTATAGTCAAGAGGATCCAAAACCGCCACCCCATACTGTCATGCTTGCGAATCATGAGACCATCATTGAGGTATTGAAGGACCAGGATACATTCCGCGTCCCGTGGGCCAGATATCTTAATGACATGATACCGGGCAAGAGGTTCAATGACTATATGCTAGGAGGCGATGGTCCGGAAAATACAgcccagaagaagctcgTCAAGTCCGTTTTGTTCAGTCCGGATCAGTTCAGCCAGTTGCTTTCGCACACGACTGTTACGCTGGGTAAAGAATTGCTAGAGTTGAACACTCTACAGCTGTCCAAGGACCTGAACCAAGTCGATATTATTCGAGA CGTTGCAATTCCCCTCAATGCAAGAATAATGGCAGACCTCTTTTGCTTAGACATGAAGACCCCAGAGAATGAGTCTGGCAGCATGAACGCAGCAACAGTTTACAAACATCTCATGAACGTCCGCACCTGGGGTTTCAATAACACCGACCCAGGGTTGATGCTGCAACGCAGAAAATGGGCCTCTGAGAGTGCTGAGGCCCTTGTCAAGTCTACTCTCAAGGTCGTCAACGAACAAGCCCAGCCACAGAAAACCCACATCCTTGGAAGCTTGACTGGCCACAAGCAGTCCGCCAGTACCCTACGCTGGTATGGAAACAACGTAGCAAAGCaaatgatggagatggacaTGACTGCGGCTGAAACAGCAGAGGTTTGCTGGCTTACAGcagttgggggtgttggagcCCCTGTTGGACTG ATCGCCGACGTCCTACAATATTACCTCCGCCCGGAAAACATCCACCACTGGAAACAGATCCAAAATCTCGTCTCCCAACCCGACAACAGTGGCTCCGTCGACAAGCTTCTCCGACAATACGTACTCGAAGCGCAACGTCTAACCAGCATGGAATGCACCGTTCGCGTCTGCAAAGCCCAACGTACCATCAACGATCAGGAATTCAAGCCAGGCGACGTAGTAATCACCCTCCTC GGCCCAGCCTGCCGCGACCCAACCAGCATCCCCGACGCAGAAACATTCAAGCTCGACCGCCCCTCAAACACATACATCCACTTCGGCTACGGCGCGCACGAGTGCCTAGGCAAGGAAATCGCATTGACATTCGCGGTCTCCATGCTCCGCGTCCTAGCAGGGCTGAAGTATCTACGACCAGCACCAGGCGGTATGGGCATGCTGAAGAGTATCATCGTCGAAGGGAGACGGGTCTATCTCAATGATAGTTGGTCGTGGATGACTCAAGATCCGACTA CATGGAAACTCCACTTCTCAGGCTACGGCCAAGGAGCCTACGAAgccccaacccctcccccagcagcagcaataccATCTTTCCCTATTACAGACCAGAACCCTGATACCAGCGACGAGAGTGGTGTCGACGATACAATCTACTCCGCTGTACCTACtacacatcatcatcatcatcatcatggagggCCAGAATATACCAGACAGGAAAGCTACAGCATGACGGATGGCGGAATGGGCATGGCAACGCAGTATTCGTTCGGACAGAGCCATCATAATCAGTATCAGTATCATGAGGTGACTAGgacgtcttcgtcgtcgttgccTTCTATgttgggggatgatgagagttATGGGAGGTTTTCGGGGACGTTGAACTGA